The Lathyrus oleraceus cultivar Zhongwan6 chromosome 5, CAAS_Psat_ZW6_1.0, whole genome shotgun sequence genome includes the window ATTATCATCCCAAATATTGCATTCGATTTCGATAGCAATATGTTCAAAGGTCATAATTAACATAAATATGTTTTGGGATATTTTCGAGTTTGATCCCTTAAATATTAATAGAAACTTGTTTTGTTTACCAAATTTACTAGTAAACACAAGTGGACTTATGTTGTATGTCTTACACTTATTAAGGATTACTTTCTATTTATAGATTTTGGGCTTGCTTTCTCCTTAAGCAAAGCTCAAATACCCAATTCGGCTAACACTGTAAAATTTAGCCTAAGTAAAAAACCATGTCGAGGCTAACCCCTCGACACTTCGACACCTAGGTGTTTCGACAACAACATGCTTTGACACCATGAATTACATTCTCAACAATGTCAAGCTATTAATCACCAACCTCCaacaaaaaatcataatttttcTCGGAACCTTCGAATTCCGAATACATGCAAGAGCCCGAGACATATTTTCCTCCAAAGCGTGGCCCTCAAGGACAGATGTTGCAACACGCGGTAGCTAGAATTGACCAAAAATCTTTTTGTATCTTTCCACCACACGAATTTATCTACCATTGTTGGAACTAGACATACCACGAATAAGACATCCAACAACACACACAACTGCTCTTCTTCCCCTGAGAAATATCCACCGAATTTTAACCGAATTCCCACCTCCAAGCACCATCAAACCAAACACCTAAATTTGCAGTTTCTCGATTCTCTTGCCAAAGTTAAGTAAGAAGTCGAATCCCACATGAATATGAAGTTGATATGTTTCGATCTCCGATTTTACATTAAAACCACAAGAGTTAGTATTGATAGAACACCGAGAGAATTAGTAACATTTAAAGCTGAGTGGACTCTTAAAATAAAGAGTTCCACTTAAATTTAGTAATCCCCAATCATATTATTGTTTGAGTAATTCTTGGATGTTATTTATATGATGTTTGTTTCATTAACTAAATTTTTAATTCTTTATTTAATATATGACTCTAAATAGAATTACGTGAGGTATTATAATTTGTATCAATATGTCACACAATTTGTGGCGAAACGAAACTCATAAAAAAAAGTAAAACCCTTATTTTATTTTGTATTCAAATTATGTCTCAAAGATTCGTATATACTTTATACAAAACATCATTATATGTTTTAATATTTCATACGGATTTGAGACGGAGCtcataaaataataaaagaattaTTATATAATTCATCCAAAACATGTCTCAAAGTTTCACAAGGATTTGAGACAAGTATAAGATTTTacttatattttttcaaaatataatataaaatatcaaaaaaaaaatatttttatttttttatttaaacaGTAACACATTCATTAAAAAAATATAGGGGTGCAAGGTATAGTTTTTGGTTAAAATTTTAGGCACAATTAATTGAATTTTAGTTTGGTTTTGAAACAATAAAAAACCCTAAATAACATTTTCTCAAAACCCTACTAATAATAACGGCATGTGATCTTCCCTACTATGGTGTTACTGAGGACAGAGATAATAGCAGATAGAATCAGTGAGTTTCACGATTCAATTCTTTGTCACATTCTTTCTTTTCTTCCAACCAAACATGCTGCAACCACAAGCATCCTCTCTAAGAGATGGAAATCATTATGGCTTTCGGTCCTCACTCTCGAATTCGACTGCAAATCCTTCCAAGACATGACCTGCCATGGATATTCTTTACACCAGTTGATGCTCTTACGAAAAATTGAACTTCCAATCCTTTCGTTTCGTTTCAATTGCAACTACTGGTGTCCAATTCAAACCCAACGTGATGTTACTCTATTTGTTTCCTATGTAATGAATCGAGGAATAGAGAATCTTAACATTCACAATGACATGAAATTACCATCTAGTATTCTTAGTTGCAAGACCCTTAAGGTTCTTAAGTTGAAAGGAATAATAGTGAATGGTTTTTCTCATCAAGTGGATTTTCCTGTTCTTAAAATTCTTCATTTAAAGAGAATGAGTTTCGAACGGCATGAATTGCTTGTTAAACTTCTGTCTGGTTGTAAAATACTTGAGGAGCTGCAAACCAAATTTTTGTATATACTTAATGATTCATTTGTTCCAGAGAAAGAGTTTGACGGCTTGTTACCTAGTTTAATCAAAGCAAGAATTTCTTTTAACGATTATATCATTCCTGTTAATTTGGTTCGTAACGTGGAGAATCTATATATGGAACAGGTATGCATATAGCTTGTGGAAGTGGTTGCATAGCTTGAATTTTGATGTCAATACATATTTTCTAATGTAGTGTTTTGTGTAACTCATGCAGGAACAATTGAAATGTTGTACTAAACTTCCAATGTTTCATAATCTGACACATGTGAAACTTAAACTTTTCTTTAATATGTGGGGTTGGTTGCAACAAATGCTTGAACAATGCCACAAACTTCAAAGTTTAATCGTAAAGGTTTTGATGATGTTTcaattattattttttcttttttaagtATAATTTCATGTATTTTAATGTTTGAATAAAAAGTTGTATGATTGTTTGACAGGGTTGTGAATATCAAGACGAGGTAAATGACCAAAGTTGGAAGGATCCACCAACTGTTCCAAACTGTCTTTCATTGCACCTGAGAACATGTTGTCTTGCATATTGTAGAGGCACCTGAGAACATGTAGCACATAAGTGAAAGGATGAGGGACATGACACAGAAAGTCTTTCAAGCTAGATGGAGCTCTCTGTGTTTTAGTTGACCTTCTTAGGCCAATTATATTTTGGTCATTTGGCACAATAGGATTTGTGTTGTGTATAGGTTTTGCAGGGTTATGACTGTCATGATGGGCATCTATATTGTTTGGTACAAAATTGATAGCATGTGGACCAAAGAAGGGATGACCGAAGAAGCCAACAATGATAAGCCCAAAAGAAAGATCATTAAACCAAGATATCTAGAAGATTATGTCACTCAAGATGCAACAAATTCAGTTATGAGAAAATGAGCTGGCAGCTTATCATTGGATTCACCAAATCTTGCAAAGATTATTCTCTAGATTCTTCCTTTTGAATGCATTCTGTCACTATCCATTTGTTATGTATTGCTTATAAATAGAATGTTTAAGGAATGAATAAAATAAGCAAGTTTTCATACCAATCTGTCCCTCTCTCTCTTATTCTGTGGAGGCTCCTAGTCCTCGAAATCTAGGTTTACTATCTTTCCCTAACAATTTTGGTGCTTTCATTGTCCTCCTTCCATGGCTGACGGCACTCGTTTGAAAGTTATCGACGATGCCATCGCACGATTAACATCAAATCAAACCACTCTCACCAATTCCCAAACACTCATGGCTTCCAAAATTGATGACATCCTCGTCAAACTTTCTGCCCTCGAACCGCCGTCGCATTCAGCTACATCAGGCTCTTCATCCCACAACTCCAACAAACCTCACCGTATGAAACTCGATGTACCGCGCTTCAACGACACCGATGCAGTGGGTTGGATGTTCAAAATCAACCAATTTTTTTAGTATCATGCTACCCTAGAATCCGAACGTTTGACGATCGCATCCTTCTACATGGAAGGCCCAGCCTTGGGATGGTTTCAGTGGATGTCTAAAAATGCTCTGATCCCATCGTGGACATCATTTCTACATGCACTGGAAGCTCGTTTTGCACCATCTAAGTATGATGATCCAAAGGGGGCGTTGTTCAAACTCACGCAGAAAGGGTCGGTGCATGATTACTTGACGGAATTCGAAACCCTAGCCAATCGTATTATGGGGTTAGCTCCTTGTTTTCTCTTGAGTTGTTTCATTTCCAGACTCGTACCGGAAGTTCGTCGGGAAGTTCAGGCATTGCAACCGATATCTCTGATTCAGGCGGCTGCTCTGGCTCGTTTGCAGGAAGAGAAAATCAACGAACGCCGTCGATTCTCACGATCCAAAGGTATTCTTCCTACTCCTCCTACAACCCACCAATATTTCAAACCACCCCCCACTAGCACCACAAAAACTTCTCAACCTCATTTCAAACGCCTCACTCCGTCTGAGATGTCACTATGGCGTGAGAAGGGATTGTGTTTTAACTGCGATGAGAAGTTCAGTCCGGGCCATAAGTGTGCATCAAAGTTCTTTGTGTTAATAATGGAGGAAGATGAACACCTTGAGTCCGACAACCGCGCATCTGAAATTTCCCTTACCCACGATCCGGACCCGAATCCAGACCAAGCACAAATCAGCTTCCATGCCCTTTCGGGTAACCTTGCCCCGGAAACACTTCGCATGGTGGGCCGGGTCTCCACCCAGAATGTGGTGATACTGATCGATGGTGATAGTACCCATAACTTTATCCAAGAGAGGTTAGTCAAGTCACTTGGGCTTAAGGGCCAACCCACTTCATCCCTTAGGGTTATGGTTGGTAATGGTAATGAGATAGAATGTCATCAGATTTGCCCCCAAGTCCGGATACATATCCAATCACACACTTTCATCATTGATTTACACGTGCTCCCTATTAGCGGTGCGGATATTGTGCTAGGAGTACAGTGGATGAAATCATTGGGACCTATTTTGACGGATTACAATGACCTTACCATGATGTTTCTGCAAAAAGGTAAGATGATTGAATTGAAAGGAGAAAGAGATGGTGGTCTTCATCACATATCTGCACAACAAATACGCCGTCTCTTTCACATTGATGGCGCTAGC containing:
- the LOC127081552 gene encoding putative FBD-associated F-box protein At5g56410 — translated: MVLLRTEIIADRISEFHDSILCHILSFLPTKHAATTSILSKRWKSLWLSVLTLEFDCKSFQDMTCHGYSLHQLMLLRKIELPILSFRFNCNYWCPIQTQRDVTLFVSYVMNRGIENLNIHNDMKLPSSILSCKTLKVLKLKGIIVNGFSHQVDFPVLKILHLKRMSFERHELLVKLLSGCKILEELQTKFLYILNDSFVPEKEFDGLLPSLIKARISFNDYIIPVNLVRNVENLYMEQEQLKCCTKLPMFHNLTHVKLKLFFNMWGWLQQMLEQCHKLQSLIVKGCEYQDEVNDQSWKDPPTVPNCLSLHLRTCCLAYCRGT